A window of Rhododendron vialii isolate Sample 1 chromosome 11a, ASM3025357v1 genomic DNA:
CTGATCTAGGCTCACAGCCCTTTTATCAAAATTTAACCCATAAACtcataaacaaaagaaaagaaaaagaaaatgacggtcaatgacgtgttttgataattaatacctattAACGACatttttaatattaaaaaatgttctcagcatgttttTGGTGactattaattatcaaaatacgttattgctgtcatttaaaaaaaaatgaaaaacaagaaaaatggaaaaaacacAGGATAAGAAGAGTTAAACAAGAACAACGccctcatcttctctctctctctctctctgtgtctctcCTCCGGTGGTTCATTTCGGCCTCAGACAGACAGGAAAATGGCTCTTCAAGCACTTGCAACACCTTTCCcgccctcactctctctcatctccaaCAAACCCACCAGAAACCCCAATTCTCTCTCTTACCCCACTCCAACCCCTCCCAAGGTCTATCATTCTCCACCTTCCAAACATGGGTTTTTTAGGATTTAATTGTTCTGATTGTGAATTTTCTTGTGTTGCTCTTTCAGTTCCCTAGACTGACAATCACTTGCGTGCGAGTGGGAGGCGTGGAGATTCCGAACAACAAGAGGGTGGAGTACTCCCTGCAGTACATCCATGGTATCGGCCGCACCAGGTCACGCCAAATCCTGATTGACCTAAGCATGGATAACAAGATCACCAAGGACTTGAGCGAGGACGAACTCACCTCTCTCCGTAACAAAGTCTCTAGTTACATGATCGAAGGCGACCTCgtaatcccctctctctctctctctctaaaccccttCCTTTATGCACACATGTTTGATAATGTTGCCTACAAGCAGTGCCCCGTGCAATGCACAACAATGTAAttacataattataaatgttgAAATTATGTCTTGTTTACTTTTTTATAACTCGGGACAGCTTGTGCGCATCTCTACTAAACTTTAGAGGACGGATCTAACTGGGGCCAATTAGAGCGGGAGCAAAGTCCCGTATGGACCGGTCTCATAACAGCTGGTAACACTTAAAATTCTGTTGTTATGTTAAATGGTATTTATTTGCGGTTGGACATGGAGActttaacaaggaaagaaattgAACACGAAGGTAAGTTCTGGTGGGAAAATGAAAAGGGAGAGTCGAGGAATAGAAGCTGCTGCTGTGTATTGTTGTGGATTGTCTGTGTCGGttttatcaaaccaaaccaaaccaagccttgtgtctcaatcaattggggtcggctaaatgaatcctatttttccaCTGAACTCTGTCCAGGGCGACCTGTTCACTTTGATTTAATAAGTCCAAATTCTTTCGTATCACGGAATCCTAACTTGCTTTAGGTCTTCCTCCTTCCCTTAGCCTTACTATCCACTACTATCATGTCACTCTTCTTGACGATTGCGTTTGCAGTTCTATGGTAAATGTGTCCAAATCACCTTAATCTATTGCCTCTCAACTTATCCTGTATAGGTACAACTCTTACCATCTCATGAAAAGTTTTGCCTCTAATTTTATCTctcctagtcttaccacacatccgcCTCAACATCCTCATTTGAGCTACACTTATCTGACTCACTTGTTGCTTCTTGATAGGGCAACACTTCGTCCCATATAGCATCTCTGGTCCTACAACAGTTCTGTAAAATTTCCCTTTGTTAGGTACCCTTCGATCACACCATACACCAGAAGCGgctctccacttgagccacccaaCTTGGATCATATGGGTTACATCATTTGTAATCTCTCTATGCTTGCTAATAATTGAACTAAATCCCTAAAGCGCTCACTTTTTTGTGTCTCTTGATTCCTGAGTCTTCAATTCTTCTGCCTGGGCATTTCTATTGTCACTAAACTTTCAATGCATATACTTAGTTTTTTCCTACTTATCCTAAATCCTTTGGACTCTAGtgcttctctccaaatttctaatttagCATTAACCCCATTGGCAATTTCATCCACTAAAACGATATCATCTGCAAACAATATACACCCTGTAATATCATCCTCAATATGTCTAGTCAAGCCCTCCATAATTAAGGCAAAAGGTAAGGTTGGTATAGCCCTACTATAATTGGAAATTCACTTGTGTCCCATACTGATGATTTAATTGTAGTGACGGCACCTCCATACTTGTCTCTAACCACACTGATATATCCTTGTTACTCCCTTTTGCTCCAAAACCCACCATGTGATATCCCCGGCACCCTATCGTAGGCTTTTTCTATGCCTTTAAAAATCAGATGGAGATCCCTCCTCTTTTCCCTATAATTTTCTACCAATCTCCTTAACAAGTAAATTGCTTCCATGGTCAATCTCCGTTGCATAAATCCAAATTGCTTCTTTGACACCTTTCTCACCATTCTCAAGCAATGCCcaataactctttcccagaCTTCATTGTATGGCTCATCAACTTAATgcctctatagttgttgcaaCTTTGAATATTCCCTTTATTCATAACTATAACTATAGGTACTAAGCTGCTCCTTTTCCACTCATCAAGCATCTTCCTAGTtataataatcttgttgaatAACTTTGTCAACGAAGGCACCCCCATTGCACCAAGGCTTTTCCAGACTTTAGTAGGAATACCATCTGGCCTTAAGACCTTACCCAGTCTCATCCTCTTCAAAGCAATATtaggattcatgtcataaagatctAACATTGCTTTTACATGTTGGCTATCAGCGACCTAACACACAACCCTCCCTATTCAGGCTTGGGATCGGCTGTAAAAAAAGATAAGACTCTAAGCACAGCACATGCGGAGTTTGTAtgtctattttcaaaaaatgaaaagaatagAGAGTAGAGACAACGTCGTGTCCATATGTGCTTACTATAgagtatagatagatagatatgatctatgtagcacggacacagaTACGGATGCGGAGATGGGACACGGCAATTTTagaaaaatggggatacggacacggcaggggacacgccacgtgtataaataaataaataaatatatatacatatattttttcttttcttccattgttGATGAAGACATGTCCTATATGAATGTATAAGATTACCATGGTCCAAATAAAGGCATAAGTACaatttaacccaaatatttttgaataatttcatattaacccctcaaaattaaaaatatatattacattttgaccctcAGCCATGTCCCTGGCGTGCCCcccatcaaaaaattaaaaaaattattggacacgccacgtgacgtgtccaatacgtatttgggcgtgtccccgccgtgtccccgtgtccaatacgtggacatggcgcccttttggagtgtcgatGCTACATAGGATATGATGTGGGTTGTCTCGAATTCTAGTTGGATTATGTCAGAAAATGTTGGTTTCCATGGTACATTGGGTTTTCCTATGTGTATTGTGTGTAATattcatttgaattttgaattttcagagGCGATTCAATGCGGTTGCGATTAGGAGGTTGAAGGAGATTCAGTGCTACAGAGGAATACGACACATTCAAGGGTTGCCGTGTAGAGGGCAGCACACAAAGAATAATTGCCGGACATTGAAGGGAAAGAGTGTTGCAATTGCTGGAAAGAAGAAGGCAACTCGTTAATCCTCGACTGGTCtgtttttgttatatttgtttCCTAAGAAATTCTGGCATGGGTAACCTTGGTGTGGTAGGAATTCTAAACTACTTTGGAGTTCAGATTGCTTGAGTTGAATATGAGATCTGGAATTCATTTGATGCTTCTGGTTTCTCTTCCAAATATTGAGTGTTTTTGGTTTCTGAGGGTGATTTCTTGTACATAGTTCAGTTCATTCTCGGTTTTAATTCTGATTTTTCCGTAACTGGTTCCTCATTCACTTGTGGTCAAAATATTAACATCATCGACCTGGCATCGTCCTAAAATTAATCAGGTTTCTGTCTTTAAAATAGTTAGAAGTCAAGTAAAAGTGAACTTTCTAATCATACTAAAACTTGGGTTATTTTGTTGCtagaaaattaatgaacaaAGTGCGGGGAAATGCAGGATGTATAGTCTAAGTCATATTTGTTTATAGAAGGGATGAATAGTTTCGTACTAGCACTACTATaggagagaaaataaatgaTACATTGCTAATGAGATGATCAGTAGTGTCTTAGTTCCTCGGAGAATAGGAATGGACCAAGAGCAATAGTCCTTAAATGGCTACTAGATATTCTAGAGACCTTCTAAATAACCAAAATATGATGAGGTGACATACCATTTGTTATAGGTTTCTACATCGAAATGAGAATACACTTTGAattgttttcttggtattttggGTGTTGTTCAATGGTCTCTTTTGGCATTGAAAAGTGGAGATGTTCCGTTGAAGAGCAGAGAAATAGGAAGGGAGAGGACCTTAGTTGGGGCTCAATCTCCTGAGCTCTTAGAAAAGCTTGGAGCAAGGCTGTGTTGGTGGAAACTCACATGCCTTGTATTGGGTGAGTAACAATGATTCTCAGCCAGTTGCCTTGATGTTACCTGGAAAATTGCTCAAAGTTAGGATAAACTGCAGTGTATTTGGTTCAATGGAATATATTTAGTCAGGACAACAACATCACATTAGGACAAATAGCTTCCTTGTTAATAGAGTCAGCTTATACCATTATCATAGATAATGGATCCATAGAGATTACTCAAGCTCTTAAACACTACatatccaaaagaaaaagaagagtagAAGGAAAGATCAAGGAATGTTTCACTCATATATGGTTCTCAGCTGTTGCATTTATCTTTTCACACTCCTATTTTCAAGTCCTTGCTCCCACATGCGCAAACCGATAAGGCGGTACTTGTGCTTTGTGGCATTGTTATCTACT
This region includes:
- the LOC131307881 gene encoding small ribosomal subunit protein uS13c-like; translation: MALQALATPFPPSLSLISNKPTRNPNSLSYPTPTPPKFPRLTITCVRVGGVEIPNNKRVEYSLQYIHGIGRTRSRQILIDLSMDNKITKDLSEDELTSLRNKVSSYMIEGDLRRFNAVAIRRLKEIQCYRGIRHIQGLPCRGQHTKNNCRTLKGKSVAIAGKKKATR